The Nicotiana sylvestris chromosome 6, ASM39365v2, whole genome shotgun sequence genomic sequence ccaatttatattcctttggggtacatttatgctagattttgctactcgtgattgttttgaattttaaactaggtcccattttccaggagggtcttgagaatttACTGTCAAACCTGTCTAGTGCTTGCTTTTCCCTTATGGATGGTTTCtccaaaacaaatgaaatttctacctctatttcaatcaaagaaaaatcttgtcagttttaaaatgtggtggttagtttgtggaattcttgctgaaggtctctccgctgccGTGCTTGGTTTCGACTAGCTCCCCCGAACTGGCCAAGAACCGTTTgtctttctgactgactttcacccacatgaccttggatgacccgagtgttttGTACCCAAACCATTGTGTTACATCTCTGACCCATCTATCTGAACCTCTACATCTCCCATGCAACTACTAAACCATTCCACCGATGGAACTTTCGCTGACCCTTTATATCCCATTTTGCATCATACTATCTCTGGCGATGCTTTGGCCACActgtgctttgtgcaattttggaagttggtagtgagatTTGAAAccctttcttattttctttaacaAAACTGACATtagaaacatcttagagaaataaacccaaaagaaataaaatgcaatgactttgagagttagggATAAGAGAAATCCAAATTGGAAGACTGTCTGaagggggaaaagaaaaaaagacttatctgagtggagcaactGGTACCcttgatcatgacatgcatttcggattaatcggcccagtctatccaaccaatcaactttcagttgtcgtactttaCGCCCCGAGATCTTCAAAGcccaatttcttcaccaaaaccttggtcttgttcggcctgcggtgccctgaagggttttcaccaccAACCTCTCTCAGTTGTTCATCTCttaactcactttcgccttgaggtgcctgtgaaggttttcaccaataagactctctcattttttatttctctcagcttctgtcgccttacggtgcctatgagggtttttaccaataagactctctcatttttccttttccttgcttggaccggagtgttgcccctgatatgaatcaactacatttgctcgacttggcatctctcgaagactggtcggaaggtctttctttggaccgccATGTAGTTttcttttggatggggttagaaagaaagggtatcaaaaggctcaaagcaACTCAATTGGGTTCAACattataacttttggaatcagatttcttacaaaaaccgcaacttctgccccagtttctttgcttggggacttttggatttttattttgatgggaccgaaccgtgaggctgcctacgtatcctttaaaggaatcaggtcgaacgtagtttatgattaggaattgctttgtttttatattaaatattttttctttctatctttttctcttttcttctttacttctttgtTGAATTTtgctattgattccaaaagaggggtatgaaacaaaataaataaggctcaaaggggtaacatagggtaaagtgtttggatagcagaacaaaatgctttcgtcattccaatcttccaaacatgccaagtacaaataaatacaatttaaccaaagaaaatcatacataatatctcttgaccgcatcagaattgatggccatttctacacacttgccttctatgtctgttaaatacaaagcaccattggacaacactctagttacgataaacggcccctgccaatttggaaTGAACTTGCCTTTAGCCTCGGCCTGATGTAGaaggatacgtctcaacacttgttgacctacttcaaactttcgcggacgcaccttcttattatatgctcttgccattctctgctGATActactggccatgacacactgccgccaaccttttctcatcgatcaaactcaaatgttccaagcgggttttgacccattcatcatcatcaatttcggcttctgcgacaatccgaagggatgggatttcgatTTCTGCGGGTATCATtgcttcagtgccatacaccagcaaataaggagttgcccctactgaagtacgaatagtggtgcgataacccagcaacgcaaagggtagcttttcatgccactgtctggaaccctccaccattttctgaagtatcttctttatgttcttgttagccgccttgactgctccattcgccttggggaggtaaggggtggaattgcaatgtgtaatcttgaactgctgacatacccctttcatcagatgactattgagattagcaccattatctgtaatgatcacctttgggatcccaaaccggcaaatgatatttgagtgcccaaaattgaccactgctttcttggtcacagacttgaacgttttagcctcaacccacttggtgaaataattgatggccaccagaatgaacctgtgcctatTTGATGCTGCttgctcaattggcccaatgacatccatgccccacgcaacaaaaggccatggtgcagacattgtgtgcaattcagatggtggagaatgaatcaaatctccgtgcacttggcactgatgaaacttgcgcacgaaactgatacaatctcgctccatagtgagtcaataataacctgctcggagaatcttctttgccagcacatacccactcatatgcagtccacagactccagaatgtaactcggtcatgatagtcgtggcctgtctagcatctatgcatcttaacaatccaagatccagAGTCCTTTTGTAtaaaacccctccgctgaagaaaaattcGCTTGGCAACcaccgaattgttctcttttgatcaactgtggcttgtactggatacacccccatcctgatatattccttgatatcatgaaaccaaggctcaccatcaaATTATTTTTTCACCACATTATAGTAAGTATGCTGAttgcggacctgaatatgcaaagggtcaacataagccttatctggatgatgtaacattgacgccaaggtagccaaagcatcagcaacctcattatggatccttggaatatgcctgaactctaccgATCggaaccattgacaaagatcatgcaaatattgccggtacggtatgagttttaaatcccgtatttcccattctccttgaatctggtgtactagAAGGTCCGAATCtcctaagaccaagacttcctggacacccatgtctgcagccaacctcaaacccaaaatgcatgcctcgcactcagccatattgttagtataatagaaacgaagctgagccgtaacagggtagtggtgccctattttagaaataagtacgGCTCCTTTCCCAACGCCCTTTATGTTAGCAGCtctatcaaagaaaagtttccaacctggctcttTAGCCTGTTCCAACTCAttaatgtgcattacctcttcatcggggaagTAAGTCTttaaaggctcatattcttcatccactggattctcagccaaatggtcggccaatgcctgggctttcatcgcagtccgagtcacgtaaATGATGttaaattctgtgagcaagatcttccactttgcgagcctccctgtaggcataggcttctgaaaaatatactttagcggatccaaatgagagatgaggtaagtagtgtgagatgacaaataatgcttcaacttctgtgctacccaagttggagtgcaacatgtcctttccaggtgcgtgtacttaacctcgtaagatgtgaacttcttgctgagataatagatggcctgctccttcctgccggtgatgtcatgctgacccaacacacaaccaaatgagttgTCCAGGACCATCacatacagaatcaaaggtctccccggttctggtggcaccaacacaggtgggtttgacaagtacccctttatcttatcaaatgcttcttgacacttatctgtccacttgaccgcaacatccttatTCAGCATTTTGAAGTtaagctcacaagttgtcgtaagctgagcaataaacctgctaatgtagttcaacctccctaataaactcatcacctcaatcttgttccttgggggtggcaattcttggatatctttgatctttgacgggtccaattcaatacctcgacgactgactatgaatcccaacagttttccagaCGGTACCCCGAATGCCCACTTTCCAGGagtgagcttaagattgtacctgcgaagcctttggaagaactttcttaaatctctgacatggtcagactactttctagactttatgatcacatcatccacataaaccttgatttccttgtgtatcatatcatggaatatggtcgtcattgccctcatgtaagttgccccagcatttttcaaaccgaaaggcatgactCGGTagtagtatgttccccatggcgtgatgaatgccatttttctgcatcctcctcatccattaggatctgataatagcccgcatagcaatccacaaaagacccaatctcatgtttggcacaattatcaatcaaaatgtggatgtttggcaatggAAAGTTGTCagttggacttgccttgttgagatcacggtaatcaacacacactctggtcttaccatccttctttggagcaggcacaacattggctaaccaagtgggataccgcgtgactcgaatgacctttgcctcgaactgctttgtgacctcttctttaatcttgacactcatgtcagttttaaACTTCCTTGACTTCTCTTTGATGGGAGGAAAtgccgggttagtgggcaatttgtgaaccaccaactTAGTACTttgacccggcatgtcgtcatatgaccatgcaaagatgtctttgtactcaaacaacgctttgattatctcttccctgagttgtgggtcaagatggacacttatc encodes the following:
- the LOC138870771 gene encoding uncharacterized protein, encoding MKAQALADHLAENPVDEEYEPLKTYFPDEEVMHINELEQAKEPGWKLFFDRAANIKGVGKGAVLISKIGHHYPVTAQLRFYYTNNMAECEACILGLRLAADMGVQEVLVLGDSDLLVHQIQGEWEIRDLKLIPYRQYLHDLCQWFRSVEFRHIPRIHNEVADALATLASMLHHPDKAYVDPLHIQVRNQHTYYNVVKK